A DNA window from Pseudomonas resinovorans NBRC 106553 contains the following coding sequences:
- a CDS encoding ABC transporter substrate-binding protein has translation MPSRLHLSSLLLALCLLPGLGQAAGKCERLVATGNPEYPPYLWRDPEDPKRLIGANADLLKQIAKELGLKVDVLYTGPWSRAQDEVRTGRVDLLAGAFLTLPRLETMDYVHPPFLETQSVAWVKRDKAFPYSGWDDLRNHTGGTLVKNSFGEAFDRFARENLKLEEVPSLTQAYQKLLLERTDFVLYERYPGLVLADTLGMADDLVALEPPISSEGLFLTLSHNSACNDPWLRGQLAKKMTELVAAGVPETLLQRNLERWKALQMQPPGTPE, from the coding sequence ATGCCAAGTCGACTCCACCTCTCGTCCCTGCTTCTCGCGCTCTGCCTGCTACCCGGGCTTGGGCAGGCGGCCGGGAAATGCGAGCGCCTGGTGGCCACTGGCAACCCCGAGTATCCGCCGTATCTCTGGCGCGATCCCGAGGACCCCAAGCGACTGATCGGCGCCAACGCCGACCTGCTCAAGCAGATCGCCAAGGAACTCGGGCTGAAGGTGGACGTGCTCTACACCGGCCCCTGGTCCCGCGCCCAGGATGAAGTGCGCACCGGTCGTGTCGACCTGCTCGCCGGCGCTTTCCTCACCCTGCCGCGCCTGGAAACCATGGACTACGTCCATCCGCCGTTCCTCGAGACCCAGAGCGTTGCCTGGGTCAAGCGCGACAAGGCCTTCCCCTACAGCGGTTGGGACGACCTGCGCAATCACACCGGCGGCACCCTGGTGAAGAACAGCTTCGGCGAAGCCTTCGATCGCTTCGCCAGGGAAAACCTCAAGCTCGAGGAAGTCCCCAGCCTCACCCAGGCGTATCAGAAGCTCCTGCTCGAGCGCACCGACTTCGTCCTGTACGAACGCTACCCCGGCCTGGTGCTGGCCGACACCTTAGGGATGGCCGATGATCTGGTTGCCCTGGAACCTCCGATTTCAAGTGAAGGTCTGTTCCTCACGCTGTCCCACAACTCGGCCTGCAACGACCCCTGGCTGCGCGGACAGTTGGCGAAAAAAATGACAGAATTGGTCGCCGCCGGGGTGCCGGAAACCCTGCTGCAACGCAACCTGGAACGCTGGAAGGCCCTGCAGATGCAACCGCCCGGCACTCCCGAATGA